Genomic window (Enterobacteriaceae bacterium 4M9):
CTTGATTTGCTTAGTGAGTACCGGGAACAGGGCTATGAAGTCTGGCTGGAACTGGGCCTGCAAAGCGCGCAGGATAAAACCCTACACCGCATCAACCGTGGCCATGACTTTGCCTGCTACCAGCAAACAACGCGCCGGGCGCGCGGGCGCGGCCTGAAAGTGTGTAGCCATCTTATTGTTGGCCTGCCCGGCGAAGATAAGGCCGCCTGTATGGACACGCTCAATAACGTCGTTGAAACCGGCGTTGATGGTATCAAACTGCATCCGCTGCACATTGTCACGGGCAGCACGATGGCGAAAGCCTGGCAGGCTGGCCGACTCGCGGCGATTACGCTTGACGATTACACCGCAATTGCCGGTGAGATGATTCGCCATACGCCACCGGAGGTGGTGTATCACCGTATTTCTGCCAGCGCGCGCCGCCCGACGCTGCTGGCACCAGCCTGGTGTGAAAACCGCTGGACCGGCATGGTCGAACTTGACCGCTGGCTGCAACAGCACGGTGCGCAGGGTTCAGCGCTGGAGCGCGCCTGGCAACTTCCTGAATAACCGCTAACTTTCCTGAGTGTGAGCGTGGGGGCGTTTTTACGACGCTCGTCGCAGCGTTTTCTTGCCACACGCCGCACGTTCTTGCTCCTCTCCTGCAACTCATCTTATTTTGAGTATATGATTGAGGGCTAAGAGTCTGGCCGGTAACGCCATTCTTGCGGGCATTCTGAATCACGTTTATGCGCATCTTTGGCGCACCATAAACACAGGCAACGGGCGATGGCGGTCTGCGCGCCGGTATGCCCGTTCAGAATGGTTGCTCTCTTCACCTGCGGTTCAGGTTTATTACGCTGCAAAGGAATCTCCAT
Coding sequences:
- a CDS encoding TIGR01212 family radical SAM protein (This family includes YhcC from E. coli K-12, an uncharacterized radical SAM protein.) translates to MQLQKLVNMFGGDLSRRYGEKVHKLTLHGGFSCPNRDGTIGRGGCTFCNVASFADEAEQHRSISEQLARQAGRINRANRYLAYFQAYTSTFAEVQVLRNMYKEAVSLADVVGLCIGTRPDCVPESVLDLLSEYREQGYEVWLELGLQSAQDKTLHRINRGHDFACYQQTTRRARGRGLKVCSHLIVGLPGEDKAACMDTLNNVVETGVDGIKLHPLHIVTGSTMAKAWQAGRLAAITLDDYTAIAGEMIRHTPPEVVYHRISASARRPTLLAPAWCENRWTGMVELDRWLQQHGAQGSALERAWQLPE